From the Carboxydocella sporoproducens DSM 16521 genome, one window contains:
- the glmL gene encoding methylaspartate mutase accessory protein GlmL, translating into MTARALLVDFGSTYTKVTAVDLEKRCLLGTARAFTTVQEDINIGLTRACRQLGEELGEDPLTYPHKLGCSSAAGGLKLAAIGLVRELTVEAARLAALGAGARLTHVFSRFLTPQDVEQMAATPPDIILLAGGTDGGNRETIIANAHTLAAGSLRVPVVVAGNKVAAAQVAEILSQAGFPVRVTENVMPELNQLNVEPARETIREVFLERIIAAKGLDKAETLLGIVMPTPAAVLQGARLLAEGTPGQRGWGELLLVDIGGATTDVHSIAEGGPSKPGVNWKGLPEPKAKRTVEGDLGMRYSAEALWEATPRALLLKLFREKWQEGQEYVRKVHQQPDYLPVNEQEWEWDTLLGYLCARLATERHVGQLETVYTPFGATFVQYGKDLTQIGHVIGTGGVLVHHPRPRRILEGVLFEPEQPMLLKPMQPRLWLDQEYILAAMGLLAEIDEEAAMTIMTAGLREI; encoded by the coding sequence ATGACAGCGAGGGCCCTCTTGGTTGATTTCGGCAGCACTTACACCAAGGTAACGGCAGTAGACCTGGAAAAACGGTGTTTACTGGGAACGGCCAGAGCCTTTACTACCGTTCAGGAGGATATTAATATCGGTTTGACCAGGGCCTGTCGCCAGCTGGGTGAAGAGCTGGGAGAAGATCCGCTGACTTACCCCCATAAACTGGGCTGTTCCAGTGCAGCCGGGGGTTTAAAGCTGGCGGCAATCGGACTGGTACGGGAATTGACAGTGGAAGCGGCCCGCCTGGCTGCCCTGGGGGCTGGAGCGCGGCTAACCCATGTGTTTTCCCGTTTTCTTACTCCGCAGGATGTGGAACAAATGGCTGCTACACCTCCTGATATTATCCTGCTGGCCGGAGGAACCGATGGAGGAAACAGGGAGACGATCATTGCCAATGCCCACACTCTGGCTGCCGGCTCTTTACGGGTACCGGTGGTGGTTGCTGGCAATAAAGTGGCAGCGGCTCAGGTGGCGGAGATTCTCAGCCAGGCCGGTTTTCCCGTGCGGGTGACGGAAAATGTTATGCCAGAACTGAATCAGCTCAATGTGGAACCGGCCCGGGAAACCATCCGGGAAGTCTTTCTGGAACGGATTATTGCCGCTAAAGGGCTGGATAAGGCAGAAACATTGCTGGGGATTGTAATGCCTACCCCGGCAGCAGTATTACAAGGAGCGCGGCTGCTGGCAGAGGGGACTCCAGGCCAGAGGGGCTGGGGGGAGCTGCTGCTGGTGGACATTGGCGGGGCCACTACGGATGTGCATTCCATTGCCGAAGGGGGGCCCAGCAAGCCGGGAGTTAACTGGAAGGGTTTACCGGAGCCTAAAGCCAAGCGCACAGTTGAGGGTGACCTGGGCATGCGTTATAGTGCCGAGGCCCTCTGGGAAGCAACCCCCAGGGCCCTGTTGCTAAAGCTATTTAGAGAAAAATGGCAGGAAGGTCAGGAATATGTACGGAAAGTACACCAGCAGCCTGATTATCTGCCGGTAAATGAACAGGAATGGGAGTGGGATACGCTGCTGGGCTACCTCTGTGCCCGCCTGGCCACTGAACGGCATGTGGGGCAGCTGGAAACAGTTTACACTCCTTTTGGGGCGACCTTTGTCCAGTATGGCAAGGATTTGACCCAAATCGGGCATGTCATCGGTACCGGCGGGGTGCTGGTCCATCATCCCCGGCCCCGGCGGATTCTGGAAGGAGTACTGTTTGAACCGGAACAGCCCATGTTGTTGAAACCCATGCAACCGCGCCTGTGGTTGGATCAGGAGTATATTCTGGCAGCGATGGGTCTGCTGGCTGAAATAGATGAAGAGGCGGCCATGACTATCATGACGGCCGGACTTAGAGAAATCTAG
- a CDS encoding GntR family transcriptional regulator, with amino-acid sequence MNLKIEIDRKSGVPIYIQLKEGIKRLIETGYWEAGQKIPTERELAEMLNISRNTVSMAYKELEGEGILVSTQGRGTFITDSDAVLRQEGRKERLLRIIDVALEEAAEMGFSLDEFVAIAHVRAREKKEMLARMKIAFVECNREQLDYFSREMHLGMGITILPILLEDFRRQPAKINQVLENVDLVVSTFFHLQEVKQLVADKKKTVLGIALNPEIETIVRIARYPQGSKLAIVCLSETFAAKIRAALKQAGLNHLQLLTSISHDEAELTALLQDVDAVIVSPNRKKEIQTLAPRLDVIEMRFLPDPETINVIKSALLELKDK; translated from the coding sequence ATGAACCTGAAAATTGAAATAGATCGCAAGTCTGGAGTACCGATCTACATACAGCTCAAAGAAGGAATCAAGCGTTTGATCGAGACCGGCTACTGGGAAGCGGGTCAGAAGATTCCCACCGAGCGGGAACTGGCGGAAATGCTCAATATCAGCCGCAATACCGTCAGCATGGCCTATAAAGAGCTGGAGGGGGAAGGGATTCTGGTTTCTACCCAGGGTCGGGGGACGTTTATTACCGATTCTGATGCTGTTCTGCGCCAGGAGGGGCGGAAGGAGCGGTTATTGCGGATAATCGATGTGGCTCTGGAAGAGGCGGCGGAAATGGGCTTTTCCCTGGATGAATTTGTGGCCATTGCCCATGTGCGGGCCCGGGAGAAGAAAGAGATGCTGGCCCGCATGAAAATCGCTTTTGTGGAATGTAACCGGGAACAGCTGGACTATTTTAGCCGGGAAATGCATCTGGGTATGGGGATTACCATCCTGCCCATCCTGCTTGAGGATTTTCGCCGCCAGCCGGCAAAAATCAATCAGGTGCTGGAAAATGTCGACCTGGTGGTCTCTACCTTTTTTCATTTGCAGGAAGTCAAGCAACTGGTGGCCGACAAGAAAAAGACGGTGCTGGGCATCGCTCTGAATCCGGAGATTGAAACGATTGTCCGCATTGCCCGCTATCCCCAGGGTAGTAAACTGGCTATTGTTTGCCTCTCCGAGACTTTTGCGGCTAAAATCAGAGCGGCCCTGAAACAGGCCGGACTCAATCATTTGCAGCTGCTAACATCAATAAGTCATGACGAGGCTGAATTGACTGCTCTCCTGCAGGACGTGGATGCAGTGATTGTTTCTCCCAACCGGAAAAAGGAGATTCAGACACTGGCTCCCCGGCTGGATGTCATTGAAATGAGGTTTTTACCTGACCCTGAAACTATCAATGTAATAAAATCGGCTTTACTGGAGCTTAAAGATAAATAG
- a CDS encoding methylaspartate mutase subunit E produces the protein MELVNKKLDLEQFWAERQEVLQSWPTGRGVDLEEAIAYHKQLPASKVMAKKLAQGKREGITFAQPRAGVALLHEHIELLRYLQDEGGADFLPTTIDSYTRQNRYKEAETGIEESRAAGRSMLNGFPAVNYGVDACRKVVEAVNVPVQVRHGTPDARLLAEITLAGGFTDFEGGGISYNIPYSKDMPLEKSIRYWQYVDRLVGYYEENGVSINREPFGPLTGTLVPPSISHAVAIIEALLAAEQGVMNLTLGYGQCGNLYQDVAAIRTLAELAEEYLNRFGYSGRQITTVFHQWMGGFPQDESKAFGVISWGAVTAALARVNKVIVKTPHEAMGIPTREANAAGLKATKQVLNMLKDQSLPLTSELQLEMEMIRKETRAILDKTLELGEGDWAVGAVRAFKAGVIDVPFAPSRHNLGKILPARDNQGAVRFLDFGQLPFDAEIRAFHQEKIAERGRKENRQPSFQMVIDDIYAIGKGMLVGRPR, from the coding sequence GTGGAACTTGTGAACAAAAAGCTGGACTTAGAACAGTTTTGGGCTGAACGGCAGGAAGTATTGCAGTCCTGGCCTACCGGACGCGGAGTAGATCTGGAAGAAGCTATTGCCTATCATAAACAGTTACCGGCCAGCAAGGTGATGGCCAAAAAACTGGCTCAGGGCAAGCGGGAAGGAATTACCTTTGCCCAGCCCCGGGCCGGAGTAGCTCTCTTGCATGAACACATAGAGCTGTTGCGTTATTTACAGGACGAAGGCGGGGCGGATTTCCTGCCCACCACCATTGATTCCTATACCCGGCAAAACCGCTATAAAGAGGCGGAAACAGGAATCGAGGAGTCCCGGGCAGCAGGTCGCTCCATGCTCAATGGCTTTCCGGCAGTCAATTACGGGGTAGATGCCTGCCGTAAAGTGGTGGAAGCAGTGAATGTGCCGGTACAGGTTCGGCACGGTACTCCTGATGCCCGCTTGCTGGCGGAAATTACGCTGGCTGGAGGTTTTACCGATTTTGAGGGTGGCGGTATCAGCTATAATATTCCTTATTCCAAAGATATGCCGCTGGAAAAGTCTATCCGTTACTGGCAATATGTTGACCGCCTGGTGGGATATTATGAAGAAAATGGGGTCAGCATCAACCGGGAGCCTTTTGGGCCTTTAACCGGTACCCTGGTGCCTCCCAGTATATCCCATGCGGTGGCTATTATTGAAGCCTTACTGGCAGCCGAACAGGGGGTTATGAACCTGACCCTGGGCTATGGACAATGTGGTAACCTCTATCAGGATGTAGCGGCCATAAGGACCCTGGCCGAACTGGCAGAGGAATATCTGAACCGCTTTGGGTACAGTGGTCGGCAAATCACCACGGTGTTCCACCAGTGGATGGGCGGCTTCCCGCAAGATGAAAGCAAAGCCTTTGGTGTCATCTCCTGGGGCGCTGTTACTGCCGCCCTGGCCAGAGTTAATAAGGTAATTGTTAAGACTCCCCATGAGGCGATGGGAATTCCGACCAGGGAAGCCAATGCCGCCGGGCTCAAGGCCACCAAACAGGTACTGAACATGCTCAAGGATCAGAGTTTGCCCCTGACCAGTGAGCTGCAGCTGGAAATGGAGATGATTCGCAAGGAAACCCGGGCCATCCTGGACAAGACCCTGGAACTGGGAGAGGGAGACTGGGCCGTTGGGGCCGTACGGGCCTTCAAGGCCGGTGTAATCGATGTACCTTTTGCCCCCAGTCGCCACAATCTGGGCAAGATTTTGCCGGCCCGGGACAATCAGGGGGCGGTGCGTTTCCTGGATTTCGGCCAGTTGCCTTTTGATGCGGAAATCCGGGCCTTCCATCAGGAGAAAATTGCTGAACGGGGCCGTAAGGAAAATCGCCAGCCCAGTTTCCAGATGGTAATCGATGATATCTATGCCATTGGTAAAGGCATGCTGGTAGGCCGGCCCAGATAG
- the glmS gene encoding methylaspartate mutase subunit S produces MARKNNTLVLGVIGADVHAIGNKILDHALTAAGFKVVNIGVMATQEEFINAAIETDAAAILVGSLYGHGELDCRGLRDKCIEAGIGDILLYAGGNLVVGKQDFASVEARFKTMGFNRVYPPGTLPEVVIRDLRQDLGEGESNDSEGPLG; encoded by the coding sequence ATGGCAAGAAAAAACAATACCCTGGTTCTGGGGGTAATAGGTGCTGATGTTCACGCTATTGGCAACAAAATTCTGGACCACGCTCTGACCGCTGCAGGATTTAAAGTGGTAAACATAGGGGTAATGGCCACTCAGGAGGAGTTTATCAATGCCGCCATTGAGACCGATGCCGCCGCTATACTGGTGGGTTCGCTGTATGGGCATGGTGAGCTGGACTGCCGGGGGTTAAGGGACAAGTGTATTGAAGCCGGGATTGGGGATATCCTGCTTTATGCTGGTGGTAACCTGGTTGTAGGTAAACAGGATTTCGCTTCGGTGGAGGCGCGCTTCAAAACGATGGGTTTTAATCGCGTTTATCCACCGGGCACATTGCCGGAAGTGGTAATTCGAGACCTCCGGCAGGACTTGGGGGAGGGAGAATCCAATGACAGCGAGGGCCCTCTTGGTTGA
- the murI gene encoding glutamate racemase produces MDKFAPIGVFDSGVGGLTVVRELLKHLPAENVIYYGDTAHVPYGSKTREQLLAYGRGIMEYLTAAGVKLVLVACNTSSSLTLEALAAEFPVPMIGMIKPGAKAAAAASKNGKIGVIATEATTRSQAYPAAIKALRPEAEVLGQACPKFVPLVESGRFDTEETVEAVREYVLPLLAEGIDTLVYGCTHYPFLEPVIRRLADSNLTLVDPAQAVVREAEQLLASRGLAAEGGQGQYRFVVSGDPLQFQRVGKILLGDIIKQVEKADR; encoded by the coding sequence GTGGATAAATTTGCCCCCATAGGTGTATTTGATTCTGGAGTGGGCGGCCTGACTGTTGTCAGGGAGCTGTTGAAACATCTGCCAGCAGAAAATGTGATTTACTATGGAGATACCGCCCATGTCCCCTATGGGTCAAAAACCAGGGAACAGTTACTGGCTTATGGCCGCGGTATTATGGAGTATCTGACTGCTGCCGGAGTAAAACTGGTGCTGGTGGCCTGTAATACCAGCTCTTCTTTGACCCTGGAGGCTCTGGCGGCGGAATTTCCTGTCCCGATGATCGGCATGATCAAACCCGGGGCCAAAGCGGCAGCAGCAGCCAGTAAAAACGGGAAAATTGGAGTGATTGCTACAGAAGCCACCACCCGCAGCCAGGCTTATCCGGCGGCGATCAAAGCTCTGCGGCCCGAGGCGGAGGTGCTGGGGCAGGCTTGCCCCAAATTCGTTCCGCTGGTGGAGAGTGGTCGCTTTGATACAGAGGAAACGGTTGAGGCGGTGCGCGAATATGTCCTGCCCTTACTGGCAGAGGGCATAGATACTCTGGTTTATGGTTGTACCCACTATCCTTTCCTGGAGCCGGTGATTCGCCGGCTGGCAGACAGTAACCTCACCCTGGTGGATCCGGCCCAGGCAGTGGTGAGGGAAGCGGAGCAGCTGCTGGCCAGCAGAGGACTGGCAGCAGAAGGGGGGCAGGGTCAATATCGCTTTGTGGTCAGCGGGGATCCCCTGCAATTTCAGCGTGTAGGAAAAATTCTGCTGGGAGATATTATAAAACAGGTGGAAAAGGCAGACAGGTAA